One window of the Longimicrobium sp. genome contains the following:
- a CDS encoding alpha-amylase family protein, producing the protein MIEDLWYKNAVIYSLSLETFMDGNGDGCGDFEGLMRRLDYLESLGIDAIWLGPFQPSPNLDNGYDISDFYGVDPRFGSPGDFVEFMSRAESRGIRVLMDLVVNHTSDRHPWFQEARRDPQSHHHDWYVWSKRRPKDWNQGMVFPGVQKSTWTKDDEAGEYYYHRFYEFQPDLNMDNPEVRTEVRRIMGYWLQLGVSGFRVDAVPFILEGSPDGKGGRPPLHFDYLQQMRSFLQWRTSGAIMLGEANVLPKENKRYFGKSGDGIHMMFNFFVNQHLFYALASGDARPLVDALKATRDLPPTGQWAQFLRNHDELDLGRLTEEQRGLVLERFGPEPEMQLYGRGIRRRLASMLGERAHLELAYSLMFSLPGTPVLRYGDEIGMGEDLRQKERDAVRTPMHWSRERNAGFSTAERIVRPVIDQGPYSCDHVNVEAQRRDPESLLNWTVRMIRLRKECPEIGWGSWRILPAGSPGVLAMCYEWRGNAVVVLHNFDRRPREARFRVGAEGGEHLANLLQQEEMHADERGVHHVALEAYGYRWYRVGGLGYALRAHRDSGAGVAW; encoded by the coding sequence GTGATCGAGGATCTCTGGTACAAGAACGCCGTCATCTACAGCCTGTCGCTGGAGACGTTCATGGACGGCAACGGCGACGGCTGCGGCGACTTCGAGGGGCTGATGCGGCGGCTGGACTACCTGGAGTCGCTGGGGATTGACGCCATCTGGCTGGGGCCGTTCCAGCCCTCGCCCAACCTCGACAACGGCTACGACATCTCCGACTTCTACGGCGTGGACCCGCGCTTCGGCTCGCCGGGCGACTTCGTGGAGTTCATGAGCCGCGCGGAAAGCCGCGGCATCCGCGTGCTGATGGACCTGGTGGTCAACCACACCTCCGACCGCCACCCCTGGTTCCAGGAGGCGCGCCGCGACCCGCAGTCGCATCACCACGACTGGTACGTGTGGTCGAAGCGGCGGCCGAAGGACTGGAACCAGGGGATGGTGTTCCCCGGCGTCCAGAAGTCCACCTGGACGAAGGACGACGAGGCGGGAGAGTACTATTATCACCGCTTCTACGAATTCCAGCCGGACCTGAACATGGACAACCCCGAGGTCCGCACCGAGGTGCGGCGGATCATGGGGTACTGGCTGCAGCTGGGCGTCTCCGGGTTCCGCGTCGACGCCGTGCCGTTCATCCTCGAGGGCTCGCCCGACGGGAAGGGCGGGAGGCCGCCGCTGCACTTCGACTATCTCCAGCAGATGCGCTCGTTCCTGCAGTGGCGCACCTCGGGCGCCATCATGCTGGGCGAGGCCAACGTCCTGCCGAAGGAGAACAAGCGGTACTTCGGGAAGTCGGGCGACGGCATCCACATGATGTTCAACTTCTTCGTCAACCAGCACCTGTTCTACGCGCTGGCCAGCGGCGACGCGCGCCCGCTGGTGGACGCGCTGAAGGCCACGCGCGACCTGCCACCCACCGGGCAGTGGGCGCAGTTCCTCCGCAACCACGACGAGCTCGATCTGGGGAGATTGACGGAGGAGCAGCGCGGGCTCGTGCTCGAGCGCTTCGGGCCCGAGCCCGAGATGCAGCTGTACGGGCGCGGGATCCGCCGGCGGCTGGCGTCGATGCTGGGCGAGCGCGCGCACCTGGAGCTGGCGTACTCGCTGATGTTCTCGCTGCCGGGGACGCCCGTGCTGCGCTACGGCGACGAGATCGGGATGGGCGAGGACCTGCGGCAGAAGGAGCGCGATGCGGTGCGCACGCCCATGCACTGGTCGCGCGAGCGCAACGCGGGCTTCTCCACCGCCGAGCGCATCGTGCGCCCGGTAATCGACCAGGGGCCGTACAGTTGCGACCACGTGAACGTCGAGGCGCAGCGCCGCGACCCCGAATCGCTGCTCAACTGGACCGTGCGGATGATCCGGCTGCGCAAGGAGTGCCCGGAGATCGGGTGGGGGTCGTGGCGGATCCTTCCCGCCGGCTCGCCGGGCGTGCTGGCGATGTGCTACGAGTGGCGGGGAAACGCGGTCGTCGTCCTCCACAACTTCGACCGGCGGCCGCGCGAGGCGCGCTTCCGGGTGGGCGCCGAGGGCGGCGAGCACCTGGCCAACCTGCTGCAGCAAGAGGAGATGCACGCCGACGAGCGCGGCGTGCACCACGTGGCCCTGG